In Candidatus Desulfofervidus auxilii, one genomic interval encodes:
- the cimA gene encoding citramalate synthase — MSKVEIYDTTLRDGTQAENFNLQLEDKLKIAQKLDEIGVDYIEGGWPGSNPKDIHFFSRIKNYHFKKAQIVAFGSTHHPQKIPQTDPNLKTLIEAKTEVVTIFGKSWDLHVKDALRISLERNLEIISDSLAYLRSHVKKLFYDAEHFFDGFKDNPEYALATIKKAIEAGADCIIFCDTNGGTLPFELETIISQVKSKFPNISWGIHAHNDAGTAVANSLMAVHLGATQVQGTINGVGERCGNADLCSIIPALKLKMGIDCVTDEQLAKLTSVSRYITELLNIAHPPYLPYVGRSAFAHKGGVHVSAVKRNPQTYEHIPPQKVGNIRRILISELSGKSTILSKAKEWGIDLESEDPEVQKILQELKDLENQGFQFDVAEESFKLRIYKARGELKKHYFRLLTYRVHDYNTLDGRPIAEAEVWVEVKGRERHAISLGMGPVNALDRALRNALEEFYPRLKEMSLIDYRVRVLPETSGTEAKVRVLIESRDKECVWRTVGVSHDILEASLQALLDSIVYKLFLDERREKC, encoded by the coding sequence ATGTCTAAAGTAGAAATTTACGATACTACCTTAAGGGACGGAACACAGGCAGAAAATTTTAATTTGCAATTAGAAGATAAGTTAAAAATCGCCCAAAAACTGGATGAAATAGGAGTAGATTACATTGAAGGAGGTTGGCCTGGGTCTAACCCCAAAGATATTCATTTTTTTAGTAGAATTAAAAATTATCATTTTAAAAAGGCCCAAATTGTGGCCTTTGGTAGCACTCACCATCCCCAAAAAATACCTCAAACAGACCCTAATCTTAAAACATTAATAGAGGCAAAAACTGAAGTAGTAACTATCTTTGGAAAAAGCTGGGATTTGCATGTAAAAGATGCCTTAAGAATTTCTTTAGAGCGAAATTTAGAGATTATTTCTGACTCCCTGGCCTATCTGCGGTCACATGTAAAAAAACTTTTTTATGATGCTGAACACTTTTTTGATGGGTTTAAAGATAATCCTGAATATGCTTTAGCCACTATCAAAAAAGCCATAGAGGCTGGTGCTGATTGTATTATTTTTTGTGATACCAATGGAGGAACGCTTCCCTTTGAATTAGAAACTATTATATCTCAAGTGAAGTCAAAATTTCCCAATATTTCTTGGGGAATCCACGCTCACAATGATGCTGGGACAGCAGTGGCCAATAGCCTTATGGCAGTTCATTTAGGAGCCACTCAAGTGCAAGGCACTATTAATGGTGTGGGTGAAAGATGTGGCAATGCTGATTTATGTTCTATTATTCCTGCTTTAAAACTCAAAATGGGTATTGATTGTGTTACTGATGAACAATTAGCTAAACTCACCTCTGTTTCCAGATATATAACAGAATTACTCAACATTGCTCATCCTCCTTATCTCCCCTATGTAGGCCGTAGTGCCTTTGCTCATAAAGGTGGTGTTCACGTCAGTGCAGTAAAGAGAAATCCTCAAACTTATGAACATATTCCTCCTCAAAAGGTGGGAAATATAAGGCGTATTCTCATCTCTGAGCTTTCAGGAAAAAGCACTATTTTAAGTAAGGCCAAGGAATGGGGTATTGATTTAGAGAGTGAAGACCCAGAAGTTCAAAAAATTTTGCAAGAATTAAAAGACTTAGAAAATCAAGGATTTCAGTTTGATGTAGCTGAAGAATCCTTTAAACTGAGAATTTATAAGGCACGAGGGGAATTAAAAAAACATTATTTCCGGCTTCTCACTTATAGAGTGCATGACTATAATACTTTAGATGGGAGACCTATTGCTGAAGCAGAAGTTTGGGTGGAGGTAAAGGGGAGAGAAAGGCATGCTATTTCTTTAGGTATGGGGCCGGTAAATGCCTTAGATAGGGCATTGAGAAATGCCTTAGAGGAGTTTTATCCAAGGTTAAAGGAAATGAGTTTGATTGATTATAGAGTGCGGGTTTTACCTGAAACATCTGGCACTGAAGCTAAAGTTAGGGTGTTGATTGAATCAAGGGATAAAGAATGTGTATGGCGGACAGTAGGAGTATCACATGATATTTTAGAAGCTAGTCTCCAAGCCTTATTAGATAGTATTGTCTATAAACTTTTCCTAGATGAACGTAGAGAAAAGTGTTAA